Part of the Primulina huaijiensis isolate GDHJ02 chromosome 15, ASM1229523v2, whole genome shotgun sequence genome is shown below.
aaagattattttaagtttatgtttgtttatattgatgatgttttaatagcatctaaagatatgaatgaacatgttaagcatttggagattttctccaatgtctgtaaaaaagaaggactggtcttatctgaaaagaaagcagtcattgcaacaaggaagattgaattcctcggaattgaaatcgatgaatcaggaattattctgcaagaacacatagtggaaaaagtgcagaattttccagaaagactcaacgacaagaagcaacttcaaagttttttaggagttgttaattttgctgggatgtttattaaaaacctagcaaaacacaggaaagtctttagtccattattgaaaaaagatgctagatttatatggacagatgaacacacaaaaggactatgccaattaaaggagatttgtaagaatcttccaaaaatggctattcctcaagatgaggataatctggtattgtataccgatgccagtgatcattggtgggcagcagttcttactaagctcacaccagagggagaacaaccatgcagatattgtagcggtttattctcagatgcagaagccataagatggcatatcaacgaaaaggaattttatgcagtaaaaagagcttttgaaaaatggccattatttttacttgcaaagaaattcactttgaaagttgataacacacaggtgaaagcgttcttaaggaatagaattgaatctaaacctgagaaggccagattattaagatggcaggcattatgtcaaaattatatttttgatattatgataattaaatctcatgaaaatattcttgcagattttttaacaagagatggacagcattgacattgatgctattatcaagatgcagaggcatttgagggaacaccttgaaatgcttcaaaccgagttcaacaagttggccgtaaacgcagaagttgcgggaaggctacaacaagccgataagagaattgtctctgatcgaattacaggatgtttacaggcatatactcagttatggtctgtaatgcaaaggcctatcctccaaggcattgagaaaccattggtttcccaaatggagagttttcgagtacaggactctatacctgtagcgggggattcaaataccccttgcacaagtgttaagtcgggatcatctatagatgagtcggctaaaacaaaaattgagactccagatccttatctcgagtcctcaagtcaacccttcacctcggggattgaagagggagagatcaaccttaggcctcgtactgacaaaggcaaaactaaggttggtactaatgaaaatgtaatttctccatttcaggtttaccaacagaattgggagaaattaaacacaagaattggcatcaacccagctatggttcgagttgatattgcaggaaaatatcctagggtatggatgaaacaaaattcatatccaaaggaggtcaaagcctggtatgaatttggggctcttgcctcagtttatactacttcgcccagcttcccggaaatatcagcattaccaaaatggattcaggaagctgttcatgagacttgggcaaataatgatcatttgtccagaggagatgttttggagctatactttttcagtgcagcaccagaaccagcaggaaaaggctcacacgaagcctttcattttatcaagctaaggaggccagacatgaattctcaaaaatttataaaggatcctcctacaaatgaaacccccttagtctcttcatttaatgaagatgatatgtctaccaggagagcatggggtatctgggtctgtctcacagagatggacaaagtcaagtttccatttaagttttaccaaaattctttaaatggatcattcctgttaaacactatgacaggaaaaactacaagctttgcagaagatctatttgaaaagaaaagaaatcttctgtggaacaGCAAGATGCCGGCaagtaaagagactcgccgaaagttctgtaatatggcacacataggaagatggtcagaaaacatctgccttgaatgccagaatcagaaagaaccggaatttggtaaaggtttcaaaccgagatctgatcggaaacattttaccgaagcaaggacaagtggggaaggaccacattcacattttcctcgaggacACAAAAAGccgaagattcctcgacaaaattaaaagggaGATGTGACTAAACCCACTAACAAAAAGAGgaccaccatgtgagtggagaaaacaggaccaccaataatcggtggaaaatGACATAAAACCCACTAATAATGAGTGGTACAAGACAAAAGAACATTGGATACTTTATTCCAAAAAGGAATCCAATAAAGAGAACAAGAAAACTGGTCCCgaaattttatctataaaaagGAATAAATAAGACCAGTTAAACACACCAGAAGTAAAACTTGAAGATGTATCGGGTATAtctgaaagttttaaaaagaagaatCAAGTATAAAAGAAGTGAGGCTGCAGCTCTCAGAAAAATTATAAAGATGTATAAAGAAAAGGAAGACGAGATTTCAGCTGATATCCTCCAAGCACATCTCGACTGGTACCTGGGAGAGATAAAAGACGACGAAAAGTTAATgtctagattaataatctagaaaataacatttcaagaaaagtaggaccactcaaccactcaagggtccatatgcaagctgtaaaggcttatcaagatttgaagtccaagtttcaaatccgaagaagccttctataaataaggcagaaagaaggaagtgagcatcatcgaacatttttctcatttctttcaaaaccaattgtaatattttttctttctagtttatgtgttttcaagtttcgactactataagtagctaagcaagttcctcctcctctacaggaggtttcaatgtaataaaagatgtttgtgtttgaataaagagatcttaGCTcttagcccctctcatgtattattttcaaaattttatcttttactgtacaccttaaggtaggaaacgaattaaggttgtgctaagtgctgctgaaggaatctgcgtctgtaaccatcggttgcgatcgtgtggttggactgtgaggagcagttcgtaaaatacggtggatgtgacccggtggcattctggtcaaagaggtaaaaaatttaatttatcttaCGGAAACATGATGTGccattaatttaaaaagaaaagcaatttaattaaattaaggaTAAAGGGtattttggaaaaattttgaaatttgggTATTAAAACCAAAAATGAAAAGTTTGAGGTACTGAATCGTAAGTTACCCAAAAACAAATGTCTAGTGGAGCGGAGCAAcgcaaaaatatttataatctgTCCATCGGTCAAAAGATTCTCCCTGGCTTTACAAGAATTCTGATCGCGAGCAAAGCGACACGCTGCACTTTTCAGAGTGTCTTCTCACCACAAAATTGGAGGATTTGCAAGCTCCACTCGCGATGCCATCACCAGAAGACGGTTCTCTGGTTTTCACTGTCAACGGAGAGAGATTTGAGGTCCCTGAAATCGATCCTTCCACTACTTTGCTCGAGTTTTTGCGCTCAAGAACCCGTTTTAAAAGTGTCAAGCTTGGCTGCGGTGAAGGTGTGCATCTTCCTCTCGTACGTCTATGTTTTTTTTGGATTCATGGTTCTTTTACCGCTTATTCTTATGGAGCTAGTACTTTTTAGTCAAagcttagttttttttattagaaagtTTAAGTTTTTGGTGTCTTTAGCAAAACCCAATTGATTCGAAAAGGAATATTTTTGAATGACAACACTATTTGCAAAGTTGTTCATTCTTGACTTGGGTTCTTCCTCTGTTCCTTTCAATCGTGTCATATGGATATGTATTTTCTTGAATGTGTAATATAATAGCATTCACTACTTTTGAATGTTGTTTGGAACCGACCGAATTCATCTCTTTGATTACTTTATATGTGCGTGTATTTATGTTGTTAGATTCGTCATTCAGGGTCCTTTAAATGCTAATTCTTTACACGAGTTCTTATCGAATATTGCTATTTGTGTGCGTTGCTCACGTTCATGGATTCACATGCTTTCTGTGCTACTTCTTGATGTGAGCTACAGTTGCGTGGGCGTCATATGTCGTTTGAATTTATAGATTTAGAAATGCCAGGTTATTGAACTGGATTCTTTTTGTTATGACTGTATTTCGCGGTAATATGAGTAGTGTGTCATTCTTGACAAGAGCTCTCCTGTATCAAGTTTCTGCGTCGTCTATCAACTCTCAGAACGCTGATAACCTCTATTTCTAAGCTTATTTGGATGAATGATTATTCTGTTTTCATGCCTATTCTTCTTTGATCTTTGTTTTCTCAAATCTGGGTGATTTGTCTGAATTTAACTGAATAAGACTATAAGACTTATTTTCACACAAAATGCTAGAGTTAACTGGTTTACTCTTTTAAATGGTCCTTTTTGCGATCAATAGTTAGACTCGATTAATTTAATCAGAATTCtgcaaaatattttacttttagTGCAAATGTATGGGAGTTAGAGCTATTTTTGGGTTATTGGTACTTTTGTTTTCTAATCTTTCATTTGCAATTTAGGCCACTTGTTGGCAGGTTTGAGGCGATGAATCTGGGAACAGCCAGTTGGAGTTTGCTTGTAAATCTAATCAACATGATGTTTCACGCTGTTGAAGTTTTTTGCTGTATCTTGACTTTCAATTTGGACCTTTTTCCAGGTGGTTGTGGAGCCTGTGTTGTTGTTCTGTCGAAATATGATCCAATGCTTCAGCAGGTCGAAAGTTTTACTGTGAGTTCATGTCTTACACTTCTTTGCAGCATAAATGGTTGTTCAGTTACTACAAGTGAAGGCATTGGAAATAGTAAAGATGGTTTCCATCCGATCCATCAAAGATTTTCTGGCTTCCATGCATCACAATGTGGCTTTTGCACCCCTGGAATGTGCATGTCACTTTTTTCAGCACTTGTGAATGCTGAAAAGAAGAAACAGTCTCAAGCTCCCCATGGATTTTCCAAGCTGACAGTTTCTGAGGCGGAAAAGGCTATAACAGGAAACCTCTGTCGATGTACCGGATATCGACCCATTGCCGATGCCTGCAAAAGTTTTGCTACTGATGTAGATTTGGAGGATTTGGGTATTAATTCATTTTGGAAAAGGGGAGAGTCAGAGGAAGTTAAAGTAAGTAGATTACCGCCTTATGATCCAAAGGATCACACATGTTCATATTCAGATTTGAAAGATGGATACAAGTCCTTGAAGCTCTTGAATTCTAAACGATATTCTTGGTTTAGTCCGGTAAGTATTAATGAGCTTCAAGACTTGTTGCACTCTGATTTGGTTAAAGATTGTGGACGGACTAAGCTAGTTGTCGGAAACACTGGTAACGCTTATTATAAGGAAACGGTGGAATATGACAGGTACATTGATCTGAGGTATATCCCAGAGCTTTCAGCAATTAGAAAGGGTAACTCGGGGATTGAACTTGGAGCAGCTTTGTCGATTTCCAAGGTTATAAGTTATTTGAAGCCAGAAAATCACGGCTACCCCATCTCAGATGGAGACCTTGCGTTTATGAACATAGCCAATCTTATGGAAAAAATTGGCACAGGATTCGTTAGGAACTCCGCTAGTTTAGGAGGCAATTTGGTAATGGCACAAAGGAAGTATTTTCCCTCAGATATAGCTACTTTACTTCTCGCAGTGGATTCTAGTGTCAGTCTTCTGACAGGTCAAAAACACGAAAGAATTACAATGGAAGAATTCTTGTATAGGCCACCTCTGGGCATGAACGGAATTCTTATAAGTGTTCATATTCCATTTTTTGAACCAACAAGAGTTAGTGATTCAGTTCAAACTACTTCAAAATTGTCTTTTGAAACGTATCGAGCTGCACCACGGCTTCTTGGAAATGCGTTGCCCTACTTGAATGCTGCATTTTTTGctgatttttctcaaaataaaagtggcatttttttaaataaagtgcGGTTATCTTTTGGTGCTTATGGAACAAGACATGCAATGAGGGCGAGGAAAGTTGAAGAATATCTGGCTGGACAAACACTTACTGAATTTGTTCTCGATGAAGCAGTCAAGTCAATAAAAGCTGCTGTGGTATCTGGAGAGGGCACTGCACATGCTGCTTATAGGTCAAGCCTAGCGGTCGGTTTTCTTTTTGAATTTCTGAATAGCTTAAATATTATTAGTTCTTCTGAATCTTGTGGATCATTTGAGGATTCGAGCAAATCTTTGCTGGGAGGAGCTGCAAATGGTAACAATGATCACAATAATGGTCGGATACAACACCCAGAATTGTTGTCATCTGCAAAACAGGTTGTAGAATCTAGTAAAGATAATTATCCTGTGGGTGAACCAATTAAAAAATTTGGTGCTGCCATCCAAGCTTCTGGTATGTTGTGTCCTttccgttttttttttgttccatTGATTATACAGATTATTGGTTATAGATTTCGTCCAAGATTTAGTCTTTTTCAAAGTCATTTAGTCTGCAATTTGTGAACGATGATGAAATTATCGTCACCCTGATATTTTGTTCATCAATCTATAGGTGAGGCCGTGTTTGTGGATGACATTCCACCACCCCCAGATTGCCTGTATGGAGCATTTATTTACAGCAATAAACCTTTAGTGCGAGTTAAAGGTGTCTCTTTCAAGTCCAACAAACTACCAACTGGGGTTGCTGCTGTCATCTCTGTCAAAGATATACCAAGCAAAGGTGAGAATATAGGGGCTCAATCCCTGTTTGGTACTGAATATTTGTTTGCTGGGGATGTTGCAAGGTGCGCCGGTGACCTGATTGCTTTTGTGGTAATTTCCATTTTTCTTTTATCGCGGTTTTATTTTGTTTCCATGAAGTTGCTGAAATTATACAAGAAATTTCTCTCTTGCAAAATCTTTTCTAGATTGGAGACACCCAAAAGCATGCGAATCTGGCTGCCAAAATGGCTATTGTTGAATACGATACGGAAGGTTTGGATCCTCCCATTTTAACTGTTGAAGAGGCTGTTGAAAGATCAAGTTTTTTTGATGTTCCTTCTTTTTTATACCCGGCAAAGGTTGGTGATTTTTCGAAAGGAATGGCTGAAGCTGATCACAGGATCCTCGCTGCTGAGGTACTGTTTAAGAATATTACCATTACATTTTGTGGACCCTGGTCTGAATTGGACATCAGGCTCAACCATATATGCTTTTTATAAATCTTTGCCTGAAAGATCAACTGATAGGTGTCCGGCCAAACTCCCATCTTTTCGAGATGTTTTAACCACAAAAAATTTCTGTTTAAATAGTCTGTTGTGCTGTGCTGTTTCATGTGCTTTCACGAAtcccaattaaaatttttttttgaaccaGAGTAATGACTTTATGGAGTAATTGTCTTCTAGTTCCAATATGTTATTATTTATAAACGGCTGCAAGATAGTTTAACTCATAATTTCTTTATTTGCCTTTTGGGATGTCTAGATCAAACTTGGTTCACAATACTACTTTTATATGGAAACGCAATCCGCGTTAGCAATTCCTGATGAAGACAACTGCATGGTGGTTTATTCTTCAATTCAGTGCCCCGAGTTTGCACATATTGTAATTGCAAAATGTCTCGGTATACCAGAGCATAATGTCCGTGTTATTACAAGACGAGTAGGCGGAGGTTTTGGGGGAAAGGCGCTAAAAGCAATTCCCGTAAGATTAATGAACATTATAATATTTCTTCTTTTAGTCAACACACTTTTTCATGGTGGATTGCTTTCCAGGTTGCTACGGCATGCGCACTTGCTGCTCATACATTGCGCCGTCCAGTCAAAACATATCTAGATCGAAAGACAGATATGATTATTGCAGGAGGAAGACATCCTATAAAGATAACATACGATGTAGGATATAAATCAGATGGAAAGATCACAGCTCTGCACCTTGACATACTGATAAATGCAGGGATAAAAACTGATATAAGCCCTGTAATGCCAAACAACATAACGGGCGCGCTTAAAAAGTATGATTGGGGAGCattatcatttaattttaaagtGTGCAAGACAAACCACTCTAGCAAATCTGCTATGCGGGCGCCTGGGGAGGTGCAGGGATCTTATATTGCCGAAGCTATCATAGAGCATGTAGCATCATCGTTGTCAATGGAACCAGATTTAGTCAGGAATAAAAATCTTCATACATACGAAAGCCTTAAGTTATTTTACGGGGACGCAGCTGGGGACTTGGTGGAGTATACTTTACCTTCTATATGGGATAAGGTGGCAACATCATCAAGATTTCTCGAAAGGATTGAGAACATAGAACTGTTTAATCACAGCAATATGTGGCGTAAAAGAGGTATTTCTCGTGTACCGGTTGTGAATGAAGTTCTTGTAAGAGGAGCTCCAGGGAAAGTAAGTATTCTTTGGGACGGATCAATTGTTGTAGAAGTTGGAGGCATAGAACTAGGCCAGGGGCTTTGGACAAAGGTGAAACAAGTAACTGCTTATGCACTTAGTTCCATACAATGTGAGGGAACTGAAGACTTAGTCGAGAGAATACGAGTTGTACAATCTGACACTCTTAGCTTGGTGCAAGGAGGTTTTACGGCTGGTAGCACTACGTCGGAATCGAGCTGTGCAGCAGTTAAACTATGCTGTGATGTCTTGGTCGAGAGACTCGCCCCACTTAAGAAAACTTTACAAGACCAAATGGGGTCTGTGAAATGGGATGCTCTTATTCTTCAGGTTTGTAAGTTTGATCAGCAAAACGCTTATAAAACTAAGCCATTGGATATTCTTGATTAGATTGTTTTTCTTTCCGTGTGCAGGCACATTACCAATCTGTACACTTGGCAGCAAACTCATTCTTCGTCCCTGATTCGAGTTCTGTAAAATACTTGACTCACGGTGCAGCTGTGAGTGAGGTAAATTTGCCTCCTTTGGACCCATCTTGTTCCACCATAGAATCTACTCTTTCAACCAACAGCCAATGAATAACAAGTAAGAATCCCTTGATATTGCAGGTAGAGATAAATATCCTGACAGGAGGAACAACGATATTGAGGTCAGATATTGTTTACGATTGTGGCCAGAGCATGAACCCAGCTGTGGATTTGGGACAGGTTTATACTTTCAAAATCttgcaataaatttatattattacaGTTGCAATGTTCAGGATTCTATAGTCCATCATCATTTGCTGATCTTTACATGTAATTAACGCATGCACATATGCATGTCCTCCTCCTCTTGTATCTGTACTCGACAGATTGAAGGTGCATTTGTCCAAGGACTTGGATTTTTCATGCTTGAAGAATACCTTGTCAATGAAAATGGATTGGTGGTTGCAGACAGCACATGGACATACAAGATTCCAACAATCGACACCATACCTAAACAGTTCAATGTCGAGGTGCTTAACACCGGACATAACCAAAAACGTGTTCTCTCGTCAAAGGGTAAGTTTATTGCTTGTAAGTTTCTTGCTTAAGTCAAAACGATGATTTGTCACTAGCGGAGAGAAGGCAAAACCTTTTCTTAAGAAATTACACATGAGATGATCAATGAGGCGACCTAACGTGGAGAGATGGGAAAATATCGCTGTTTGTTTGATTTTGTGAATTGCGTGAAAGTATGATCCTAAAAAATTACGGGGCCAATTCTTCTAGGAAATGTAAGCCAGGAAACAATATGGAGATTTAGACCTGTCATTTGTCATAAAATCTTGTTGCAGCTTGTGGTGAGCCCCCGCTGGTGCTAGCAGCATCAGTTCACTGCGCTACGAGGGCAGCCATTAAAGAAGCTCGGAAACAACTCAAATCTTGGGGAGCAGTCGAGGGGATTGATACAACTTTCGTGCTAGATGTCCCCGCGACCATGCCTACTGTCAAGAGACTTTGTGGCTTGGATACAGTTGAAACTTACCTCAAGTACTTGCGATCGCGTGGCTAAATTCGAGGCATCATTTCAACCTTTCAAGAATTAAACTCAATTATACAGTTAAGCAGTGTAAATGTTGTTGAATTCCTTGTAGACAGTAGGATCCAGGTTTTCTTCTTCGGGCTGAATTTTATGCGatacagataaaaaaaaaaaaaatcaatgtgtcaaaatatgtatattatatcGATTTTTTAGTATCATAATTTTAGGAATGACAATAAATCGAGTTTAAACCCGGCTCCGTGTTAACCTCATCACGTTCTGTGCAGGTTAGACCCAATCAAAGGGTTCCGAGAGAGGTCCTGAGATTTAGTTTACTCGTCCCAcgattatatacatatattatatatatgtatatatattaatcttttttttttttggttatatcGAATAATAAATACTTAAATCCATAGTTTTAGACTTCAGTTTACAATATTTTagaattgaaataattttattttattatgaaatGTTTAATAagcaattatataattatatatttttcttttgtgattgATTGGATAGAATTTAACTtgtgatatatttttttgttttaattattattaatataaatttgtaaaataattttaatgatatattagttttttatttttttatcgtgTAATGAATAAAAtccaaatattatataattttggcGGGTTCAAAATCATCTGGTTCACAAGGAGGGACAGGTCTTGAGACAGGTGGGTTGGCCCCCTGTTGGGCCAAATGAGACTCAAATGGGAGTGTAAATGAACCGAACGAAGTCAGATATTAGTAAAAACTAGTATGTCACCCGTGCGATGCACAAAGtattaaaattagtaaatacagacgtttaaataattacttaaaattgttgatataatgaatatatttaattattatattaaaaatttttgtACTATTTGAGATCATATtcaaataagaataataatcaTGCAGTCATAATAATCAGCTCAGTTTGATAAGATCGATCTGATAACAGCTcagtttcaaaaaatatgccAGTAACACGAATTTCACCATTACAATGTCAGAATCCTTACATAACATTTCCAAACAGTCATATTCTCGTATCTAACGTCTACATCATTTTTGGATGCCATAAATAcaacattttgaatattaaataaaagCTTTTGAAGATGATTCAAAGCATGACCAGTctacatgaaaaaaattaactaGAATGAGAGCAAGCCCAAGTGTGAAGATACATTTGATATCTACATACATTGTAAAATTTCTCACACACAATTATTCatacatatacatgagagttgAATTTCAAAGTTTAAATGAGTCAGGCTTCACACAGagacattaaagattgtgtttgtatCCTTGGCATAAGAGACTTTAAATATTACGCGGATTGTGAGGTTGCGACCTACAATCTagtgtgctaggagtttcaattagacaacataagtcctaagttgaaatgaATTTGTACAAATTGAGttgtaaatcaaagtcttctagtgaagcTTTCCTAcgatatatatattacatttaATTATTGCTACTGTTTTTAAGATACATTCATGAAGCATTTTATGCGTTCTTCAAATACTCAAAATATTGTattcaagtgtttgataaaatgcttcaaccaaaaacatttgttcatattcaacgtgcatatatttcaaatgctttgcaaaatatttaatcgatttttacgatggattattttgagtgtctttagcttgatttgaaaatcaaactcaatttaatttctcggtgttcaatattttaaaaatcgagctattgtagctcaatgtTTGTCCCCAAACGATCCTACCagatttctttaaaatattgatataaacaTGCAATatcttttagaaattttttttattaaatataagaaaatattaaaactaattcATAAAAACTCATATAAAATCGTCT
Proteins encoded:
- the LOC140958621 gene encoding abscisic-aldehyde oxidase-like, which encodes MPSPEDGSLVFTVNGERFEVPEIDPSTTLLEFLRSRTRFKSVKLGCGEGGCGACVVVLSKYDPMLQQVESFTVSSCLTLLCSINGCSVTTSEGIGNSKDGFHPIHQRFSGFHASQCGFCTPGMCMSLFSALVNAEKKKQSQAPHGFSKLTVSEAEKAITGNLCRCTGYRPIADACKSFATDVDLEDLGINSFWKRGESEEVKVSRLPPYDPKDHTCSYSDLKDGYKSLKLLNSKRYSWFSPVSINELQDLLHSDLVKDCGRTKLVVGNTGNAYYKETVEYDRYIDLRYIPELSAIRKGNSGIELGAALSISKVISYLKPENHGYPISDGDLAFMNIANLMEKIGTGFVRNSASLGGNLVMAQRKYFPSDIATLLLAVDSSVSLLTGQKHERITMEEFLYRPPLGMNGILISVHIPFFEPTRVSDSVQTTSKLSFETYRAAPRLLGNALPYLNAAFFADFSQNKSGIFLNKVRLSFGAYGTRHAMRARKVEEYLAGQTLTEFVLDEAVKSIKAAVVSGEGTAHAAYRSSLAVGFLFEFLNSLNIISSSESCGSFEDSSKSLLGGAANGNNDHNNGRIQHPELLSSAKQVVESSKDNYPVGEPIKKFGAAIQASGEAVFVDDIPPPPDCLYGAFIYSNKPLVRVKGVSFKSNKLPTGVAAVISVKDIPSKGENIGAQSLFGTEYLFAGDVARCAGDLIAFVIGDTQKHANLAAKMAIVEYDTEGLDPPILTVEEAVERSSFFDVPSFLYPAKVGDFSKGMAEADHRILAAEIKLGSQYYFYMETQSALAIPDEDNCMVVYSSIQCPEFAHIVIAKCLGIPEHNVRVITRRVGGGFGGKALKAIPVATACALAAHTLRRPVKTYLDRKTDMIIAGGRHPIKITYDVGYKSDGKITALHLDILINAGIKTDISPVMPNNITGALKKYDWGALSFNFKVCKTNHSSKSAMRAPGEVQGSYIAEAIIEHVASSLSMEPDLVRNKNLHTYESLKLFYGDAAGDLVEYTLPSIWDKVATSSRFLERIENIELFNHSNMWRKRGISRVPVVNEVLVRGAPGKVSILWDGSIVVEVGGIELGQGLWTKVKQVTAYALSSIQCEGTEDLVERIRVVQSDTLSLVQGGFTAGSTTSESSCAAVKLCCDVLVERLAPLKKTLQDQMGSVKWDALILQAHYQSVHLAANSFFVPDSSSVKYLTHGAAVSEVEINILTGGTTILRSDIVYDCGQSMNPAVDLGQIEGAFVQGLGFFMLEEYLVNENGLVVADSTWTYKIPTIDTIPKQFNVEVLNTGHNQKRVLSSKACGEPPLVLAASVHCATRAAIKEARKQLKSWGAVEGIDTTFVLDVPATMPTVKRLCGLDTVETYLKYLRSRG